A single Leptidea sinapis chromosome 2, ilLepSina1.1, whole genome shotgun sequence DNA region contains:
- the LOC126976653 gene encoding cysteine-rich hydrophobic domain-containing protein 2: MADFDAIYLDEADAEENIEETHVTLVPDPIIVRGAGNMTVFGLSNRFSSDFPSGLQSRIAPEEYQATIARINSVLKKTLPVNVKWLFCGCVCCCCTLGCSLWPVICLSKRTQHSLNKLLEWENSRLYNKLGLRWRLTKQHCDSSSMMEYVLLIEFIPKIPIYRPD, encoded by the exons ATGGCAGATTTTGATGCAATATACCTCGATGAGGCTGATGCTGAAGAAAATATAGAGGAAACACATGTGACATTGGTGCCCGATCCTATTATTGTTCGAGGAGCTGGAAACATGACAGT TTTTGGATTAAGCAACCGGTTCAGCAGTGATTTCCCGTCGGGGCTACAATCTCGTATTGCACCTGAAGAATATCAAGCGACAATAGCTAGAATCAACAGTGTGCTTAAGAAAACATTGCCTGTTAATGTAAAGTGGCTCTTCTGCGGTTGTGTGTGCTGCTGCTGCACACTAGGGTGCTCTCTATGGCCAGTTATATGTCTCAGTAAAAGG ACACAACACTCACTCAACAAACTTTTAGAATGGGAAAATAGCAGACTCTACAACAAGCTAGGATTACGCTGGCGTCTTACGAAGCAACACTGCGACTCGTCCTCTATGATGGAGTATGTGCTACTCATAGAGTTCATACCGAAAATACCGATCTACAGACCCGATTAG